Below is a genomic region from Streptomyces ferrugineus.
CGTCGACTCCGACGTCGACGGGCGGGTGTCCGTGCCCGCCCTCGACATCGATGTCGCGACCGGGGAGCCGGTGACGGTTCCCGTCGAGCCGTGGTCCGCGGAGACGCCGAAGCTGTACGACGGCGAGCTGGTCACGCCCGGCGAGCGCGTGCCGCTGCGCATCGGCTTCCGTACGGTCGTCCTGGAGGACGGCCTGATCAAGGTCAACGGCCGGGCGATCCTCTTCAAGGGTGTCAACCGGCACGAGTGGCACCCGGAGAAGGGCCGCGCCCTGGACCTGGTGACCATGCGCGAGGACGTGCTGCTGATGAAGCGGCACAACCTCAACGCGGTGCGCACCTCGCACTACCCGCCGCACCCGGCCTTCCTCGACCTGTGCGACGAGTACGGGCTGTGGGTCGTCGACGAGTGCGACCTGGAGACCCACGGCTTCACCGAGCAGGCCTGGCGCGACAACCCCGTCGACGACGACCGCTGGACCCCGGCCCTGCTGGACCGCGCGGCCCGCATGGTCGAGCGCGACAAGAACCACCCGTCGGTCGTGTTCTGGTCCCTCGGCAACGAGGCGGGCACCGGACGCGGGCTGACCGCGATGGCCGAGTGGATCCACGGCCGGGACTCCTCGCGCCTGGTGCACTACGAGGGCGACTGGAACTGCCGGGACACGGACGTGTACTCGCGGATGTACGCCTCCCACGAGGAGGTCGAACGCATCGGGCGGGCTGTGGACGGCGGCACGCACAAGAGGCGTCAGCTCCCCTTCATCCAGTGCGAGTACGGCCACGCGATGGGCAACGGGCCGGGCGGGATCGCCGACTACCAGCAGATCTTCGAGCGGTACGAACGCCTCCAGGGCGGCTTCATCTGGGAGTGGATCGACCACGGCATCACCCATCCCGAGCTGGGCTACGCCTACGGCGGCGACTTCGGCGAGGAGCTGCACGACGGCAACTTCGTCTGCGACGGGCTGATCTTCCCGGACCGGCAGCCCTCCCCAGGGCTCGTCGAGTACAAGAAGGTGATCGAGCCGGTCCGTATCGAGGGCGACGGCACGGGCGGCACCGTACGGGTGACGAACGCGTACGACTTCGCCGACCTCTCGCACCTGCGGTTCGAGTTCTCCCACTCGGTGGACGGGCTCCCCACGGGGGCGCACACGCTCACCGTGCCCGCCCTCGCGCCGGGTGAGTCGGCGGAGGTCAAGCTCCCCGCGGCCCCCGACGGCCAGGGCGAGGAGGTGCTGTGGACGGTCCGCGCGCTGCTCGCCGAGGACACGCCCTGGGGACCCAAGGGCCATGAGGTGGCCTGGGGCCAGGGGACCGTCGCCCCGCGCACACCCGTGGCCGTCGCCGCCTCGGCGCGGCCCGTGCGCGAGGAGCGGCTGATCACGCTCGGCCCGGCGACCTTCGACGCCCGCTCGGGTGCGCCGAGGACGATCTGCGGCCTCGACGTGAGCGGGCTGCGCCTGGACGTGTGGCGGGCGACGACGGACAACGACGACGGCGCCTCCTGGCAGGACGACACCCGCTACGGCGTCCTGTGGCGGGGGCTCGGCCTGCACCGGATGCGGCACCGCCTGGACGGCGTGGAGTCGACCGACGACGCGCTGACCGTGCGCACCCGGGTGGCGCCCGCCGCCGCCGAGGTGGGCCTGCGCACGGTGTACCGCTGGACGTCCGACGGCACCCTGCTGAAGCTGACCGTGTCCGTGACCCCCGAGGGCGACTGGACGGTGCCGCTGCCCCGGCTCGGCATCCGTTTCGGGCTGCCGGCGGACACCGCGCGGGAGGTCCTGTACTTCGGCGGCAGTGGCGAGGCGTACCCGGACACCCGTGCCGCCTCGATGCTCGGCCAGTGGACGCCGGGCATCGACGACCTGCACACCCCGTACGTCCGCCCGCAGGAGAACGGCGCCCGTGCCGACGTCCGCTGGGCGGAGCTCGGGGGGCTGCGGATCGAGGGCGACCCGGAGTTCTGGTTCAGCGCCCGGCGCTGGACCAACGAGCAGCTGGACGCCGCCCGGCATCTGACCGACCTCACGCCCGGCGACACGCTCTGGATCAACCTCGACCACGGCCAGCACGGCATCGGCTCGCAGTCCTGCGGCCCGGGCCCGCTGCCGCAGTACTTCCTCACGGTCGAGCCCACGGAGTTCTCGTTCGTGTTCTCGGTCACCGAGTGAGAACACCAAGTGAGAGAACCGTAAATCGATTGACCGATTGATCGACTTTCCGACACCGTCAGAGAGGTCAGTTGCGGCCGGTCGGCGGACAACGCCGACCGGCCGCGACTTGTGTTCAGAGCAAGGGAGTTGATGCCACTTGGATGGCAGTATCGAGGTTCGCGGACTGTCCCGAACCTTCCACACCACCGTCCGCCGCCCCGGCTTCGCGGGCGCGCTGCGCTCACTGGTCGACCCGGAGAAGGTCGCCAAACACGCCGTCTGCGACGTGACGTTCTCCGTCGCCCCCGGCGAACTCCTCGCCCTGCTCGGCCCGAACGGCGCCGGCAAGTCCACCACCATCAAGATGCTCACCGGCATCCTCACGCCGACCGCCGGCGAGGCCAGGGTCGCGGGCGTGGTGCCGTACGAGGAGCGCGAGCGCAACGCCCGTAACATCGGCACCGTCTTCGGGCAGCGCACCCAACTGTGGTGGGACCTCCCGGTGCGCGAGTCGTTCGCGATCCTGCGCGACATCTACGAGGTGCCGAAGGCGGAACACGCCGCCCGGCTGAAGGAGTTCGACGACCTCCTCGACCTCTCCTCCTTCTGGGACACCCGGGTCCGCCATCTCTCCCTCGGCCAGCGCGTCCGCTCCGACCTGGCCGCCGCCCTGCTGCACGACCCGCCGGTGGTCTTCCTCGACGAGCCGACCATCGGCATGGACGTGGTGGTGAAGGAGCAGGTGCGGGAGTTCCTGCGGCACCAGGTGGCGGAGCGCGGCCGTACGGTCCTGCTCACCACCCACGACATGACGGAGGTCGAGCGCCTCGCCGAGCGCGTGGTACTGATCAACCACGGGCGGCTCGTGCTGGACGGCACGCTCGACGAGATCCGCCGGGAGTTCGGCTCGACCTGGCAGGTGCGGGTGACGCTGGCCGACCCGCACACCGAGGCCAGCTCGCTGCCGGGCATCGCGCTGCTGCGCCGCGAGGGACCGCAGGCCGTCTTCGGCCCGGACGGCCCAGGCGCGCCGACCGTGCACCAGGCGCTGAAGCAGGTCATCGAGCGGTACGAGGTGACGGACCTCGCCCTCGACGAGGCGGACCTGGAGGACGTGATGCGGGCCGCGTACGTCCATGCCGAGTCCGCGGCGGGGGGAGCCTGAGATGGCCGCCCTGCTGCACGGCTGGCGCGCCGCGCGCGTCACGCCGCTCGGTGAGCTGCACACGCCGGCCCGGATGACGGCCGTCCTGCTCCGGCTGACGGTGCAGGTGGTCCTGGTGGCGTCGCTGTGGCGCGGCCTGTACTCCCACACCGGCACCACCGCCGGACTGACCCGCGACCAGGCGGTCACGTACGCCGTCCTGGCCGTACTCGCCTCCCGACTGCGGGAGTTGGACCAGTACGCGGGCCGGGACACGGTGCTGCAGCACATGCACTTCGGCACGATCGTCTACTGGTATCTGCGCCCGCTGCCGCCCCAGCGCTACTACGCGCTGCGCGCCCTCGGCGAGCAGCTCTACGGGCTGGCGTGGGCGCTCGGCGCGTATGTGGTCTGTCTCGCGGCGGGGGTGGTGAAGCCGCCCGGGTCGGCGGCGGTGGCAGGGGTGTTCGCGGTGAGCATGCTGCTGGGCCAGTGGGTCCTGTACTACGTCATGCTCCTGCTCGACCAGCTCTGCTTCTTCACCATCCGCAACAACTCCGCGATGCTGATCCTGATCTTCGCGCAGAACCTGCTGTCCGGGGTGTACGCGCCGCTGTGGTTCTTCCCGGACTGGTTCATCACGCTGAGCGGGTTCCTGCCCTTCCAGGCGACGCTGAGCGTGCCGCTGTCGATCTATGTCGGCCGGATCGAACTGTCCGACGCGGGCGTTCAGTTGGCCGTTCAGGCGGCCTGGGTGGTGGCGCTGGCGCTGTTCACCCGATGGGTGTGGCGGCGGGCCGCGCGGCGCGTGATCTCGCAGGGAGGCTGAGGTGTCGTCGAAAGCCGTGAAATCCGTGCGCATCGTGTGGCGCATCTCGCTGCTCAACATCCGTGCCGCGATGGAGTACCGCACCGAGTTCCTGCTGAACATCGCGATCGGTGCGATCTGGCAGATGTCGGTGATCGTGTTCGCGACGGTGCTGCTGGCCCGGTTCACCGGAATGGGCGGCTGGGAGAGCTCGGACGTCCTGCTGATCCCGGCGATCCGGATGCTCGCGCACGGTCTGTTCGTACTGCTCCTCGGCCGTATGCACTTCATCGGCCGGCAGATCCAGGAGGGACGGATCGACATCTACCTCCTGCGTCCGATGCCGGTGCACCGCCAGGTCCAGCTCGACTACTTCCCGACCAACGCGATCGGCGACCTGACGGTCGCGGCGGGTCTGATGGTGGGCGCGCTCGGCCGCAGCGGGCTGGACTGGACGGCGGGCCGCGTCGGGTATCTGACCGCCGCGGTCATCGGCGGCATGCTGCTTGAGGCGGCCCTGTTCACGGCCGTGGCCTCCGCGTGCCTGCGCTATCCCGCCGCCGACTACTGGGGCCGCTGGCTGGAGGAACTCCTCGGCACCTTCGGCAGCTACCCCCTGAACGTCCTGCCGAAGGCGGTGGGCGGCTTCCTCACCTTCGCCCTCCCGCTGGCGTTCGTCGCGTACTTCCCGGCCGCGGTCCTCACGGGCCACGACACCGCCGTCCCGTACTGGCTGGCGGCGGCGTCGCCCCTGCTGGGGCTGGTGGCGTATGTGGGGGCGCGGTGGCTGTGGCGGTGGGCGCTGGGCCACTACGCGGGCGTGAACGGATGACGGTGCCCCCTCAGTGATCCGCGCAGCAAGGCGTCGGATCCGCCACCTCGAACGGCACGAGCGTTCCGCCCACCGCCGGCATGGCGGTCAGGACGAGTTCGCCGTCCTGCCACTGGGGGCGGACGTGGCCCCCGGTCACCAGGCGGTCGTCGGGGGCGGGTCGGCCGGGGGTGCCGAGGATCGTCACGCGGTCGATCGCCGAGCGGGACAGGACGTCGGCGATGGTCAGGGTGCCGGTCAGGGACGTGACGCCCGGGTAGACCACCGCACGGCCGTTCGCGTCCGGTGTCCCGGGTGTCACCTCGTGGCCCCCGGCCGTGAGCCGCTCCTGGGCGGTACGCAGGAGCGGCTCGGTCGGGAGGGTGAGGGAGACGGCCACCCGCGGCCGGTCTCCCCGCACCAGGTGGGTGCAGCCGAACGCGCTCTCGGGAAGGGCGAGTTCGGCCGCCAGCGTGTGCAGCAGGTGGTCGGCCGCGCGCAGGTCTCTGACACCCGCGTCCACCGTCAGGGCGTACGGCGTCACGAGGGCAGGACCCACACCGGGTTGGAGTAGAACCACAGGTCGCGCCACGGGTCGGCGTCGCCGACGACGTCGATCGCCGGGCCCGCGGGGTCGACGGCGGCGCCCATCGGGCCGACGGCGCTGCGGTTGCCGTCGGTGCCGCGCAGGCGGACGTAGACGGGGCGGTCGACCCTGCCGAGGTCGTAGGTGAGGCGGACCGTGCCGGACGGCTTGTTCACCTCGTACGACTTCACCACCTTGGCCGTCGGCGCGGTGAAGGTGTCCCGGTCCGCGGCCGGGCCGGTCACATCGCCCTGGATGACGTCGACGCGGGCGAGCTTCGGCACGAAGCCGGCCCAGTTGGCGCCGCCGGCCATGGCCACGTCGACCGTCAGCGTGACGCTGGTGCCCTTGCGGACGTGCAGGGCGCCGCCCAGCGTGGCCCAGCGGTAGCCGCCCCGCACGCGGACGTCGAGGCCGCTGATGAGCTGTCCGTGGTCGACCCAGACGCGGCCGGCACGGATGCCGTTCATGACGGCGGCGTACGAGAAGCCGTCCGCGCCGACGTGCGTACGGCTGTACTGGCCGGGCCAGTAGTCGCCCTCGGTGAGGTCGATCGTGCCGCTGTAGACGGGGTCGGTGTGCTTGCCGTTGGCGAGGTAGTCGCTGTCCGGGCCGCCGCGCTCGGCGGTGTCCGTGTAGACGTTGTGGGAGTCGGAGTTGGCGGTGATCCACCAGGGCTTGCCCTCGGCGAGGAGGCTGTCCCACAGACCGCCGACGGTGGCGGTCATCCAGTCGAAGCCGCCCCAGGTGCGGTAGCTCTCCAGCGGGTAGCCTGCGAAGGAGTTGGCGCCGGGGCTGTTGTCGTAGATGCCACGGGCCCGGCCCATCCCGAGCGGCTTGGCGATACCGCCGGCCTGGTGGCCCGGCGCGCCCTCCATGCCGACCGCGATCTGATGACGCGCGGACGTGGCGTCGCGCCAGGCGCGTATCTCGTGCGGGGAGTCGATGCCCTTGCGCGCCGGGTGGTTGGCGAGCATCAGGATGTCCTTGACCTTGCGTCGCTGGACCTGCCGGGCAAGGAAGTTGAGGCCGGCGATGGCGAGGGCCTCGTTGGCGGGGGTGGAGTCGGAGGCGCCGTTGACCGAGCCGTCGTAGTCGGTTTCGAACTGCTTCAGTACCGAGACCTCGTTCCTGCCCGGGTGCACGAAAACGGTTCCGTGCTCGGCGCCCGGGATGTTCCACTCCAGGCCCTGGAAGACAAGGGTGTCCTCGTAGGCGTCACGCGCGTCACGGATGTCCGGGTTGACCTTCTCCACACCGATCTTGGAGTGGGTGACATTGCCGTGGTCGGTGATGACCAGCCAGTCCATGCCGTGCTTGGCGCCCTGGCGGACCTGGTCGACGACGCGGTACTTGCCGTCGTTGCTGTACTGGGTGTGGATGTGGTGGTCACCGGCCAGCCACAGGAAGCCGTGACCGCGGCGGCCTGCGGAGGCCGGCGTGGCGGCGGCCGCGGTCGGGGCCACGACGCTCGCGGCGGCCAGGCCGGCGCCCAGCAGGCCCGCCCGGCGCAGCAGGGTGCGGCGTGACTGCTGCTCGGGGGTCAGGGCCTCGTCGGGCACGGCGGGGTCGAAGGCGGCGGGGAGCGCGGACGCCGCCGCGTCGGACGAGTGATCGTGGTCATGTCCGTGGTGATGATGACCGTGCGCGTGCCCGTGTCCCATGAAACGCCTCCCGGGTTGCCACTGCCTTGCAGCGGCTGCCTTCTACGGCGCTGTTGCGCCGTCTGTGGAGGATCAAGGCGAAACATGAACATTGAACGAGCGACGCATGGCCGTCGGGTGCCACCGACGCGGCAGAACTCCCCGTCCCTCACTGTTTCCCCAACGGCCCTTGTACGTCACCCTGGTTGACATCGAACCTGAGCAACGCTCACCTTCAGCGTTCACCCTCTTCGTCATCCATCGGAGACTCCCCCACCATGAGAAGACTCATCGGCACGCTCGCGGCGGCCGCGCTGGCCGTCACCGGCCTCACCGCCACCGCGGCCACGCCCGCGACGGCCGCCACCTCCGGGTCCTTCAACGTCCTGACGTACAACATCGCGGGCCTCCCGCTCGGCCTCGGCGACAGCGACCCCGAGACGAACACGCCGCTCATCGGACAGCGGCTGGCCCCGTACGACATCGTCAACGTCCAGGAGGACTTCAACTACCACGCCTCGCTGTACGCCAACGACACCCACCCGCACCGCAC
It encodes:
- a CDS encoding glycoside hydrolase family 2 TIM barrel-domain containing protein; amino-acid sequence: MSLRTTTSADYVEDVSPGTGALAPRAWYAVSDAKSLSLNGDWRFRLSATADAEDDSFAAQGYDAGDWAEVTVPGHWVLQGDGAFGSPIYTNHLYPFPVDPPRVPTENPTGDHLRVFDLPEDWPGDGGAVLRFDGVESCARVWLNGTELGEFKGSRLPHEFAVGQLLKPAQNVLAVRVHQWSAGSYLEDQDQWWLPGIFRDVTLLHRPAGAAGDFFVHASYDHTTGEGTLRVDSDVDGRVSVPALDIDVATGEPVTVPVEPWSAETPKLYDGELVTPGERVPLRIGFRTVVLEDGLIKVNGRAILFKGVNRHEWHPEKGRALDLVTMREDVLLMKRHNLNAVRTSHYPPHPAFLDLCDEYGLWVVDECDLETHGFTEQAWRDNPVDDDRWTPALLDRAARMVERDKNHPSVVFWSLGNEAGTGRGLTAMAEWIHGRDSSRLVHYEGDWNCRDTDVYSRMYASHEEVERIGRAVDGGTHKRRQLPFIQCEYGHAMGNGPGGIADYQQIFERYERLQGGFIWEWIDHGITHPELGYAYGGDFGEELHDGNFVCDGLIFPDRQPSPGLVEYKKVIEPVRIEGDGTGGTVRVTNAYDFADLSHLRFEFSHSVDGLPTGAHTLTVPALAPGESAEVKLPAAPDGQGEEVLWTVRALLAEDTPWGPKGHEVAWGQGTVAPRTPVAVAASARPVREERLITLGPATFDARSGAPRTICGLDVSGLRLDVWRATTDNDDGASWQDDTRYGVLWRGLGLHRMRHRLDGVESTDDALTVRTRVAPAAAEVGLRTVYRWTSDGTLLKLTVSVTPEGDWTVPLPRLGIRFGLPADTAREVLYFGGSGEAYPDTRAASMLGQWTPGIDDLHTPYVRPQENGARADVRWAELGGLRIEGDPEFWFSARRWTNEQLDAARHLTDLTPGDTLWINLDHGQHGIGSQSCGPGPLPQYFLTVEPTEFSFVFSVTE
- a CDS encoding ABC transporter ATP-binding protein translates to MDGSIEVRGLSRTFHTTVRRPGFAGALRSLVDPEKVAKHAVCDVTFSVAPGELLALLGPNGAGKSTTIKMLTGILTPTAGEARVAGVVPYEERERNARNIGTVFGQRTQLWWDLPVRESFAILRDIYEVPKAEHAARLKEFDDLLDLSSFWDTRVRHLSLGQRVRSDLAAALLHDPPVVFLDEPTIGMDVVVKEQVREFLRHQVAERGRTVLLTTHDMTEVERLAERVVLINHGRLVLDGTLDEIRREFGSTWQVRVTLADPHTEASSLPGIALLRREGPQAVFGPDGPGAPTVHQALKQVIERYEVTDLALDEADLEDVMRAAYVHAESAAGGA
- a CDS encoding ABC-2 family transporter protein; amino-acid sequence: MAALLHGWRAARVTPLGELHTPARMTAVLLRLTVQVVLVASLWRGLYSHTGTTAGLTRDQAVTYAVLAVLASRLRELDQYAGRDTVLQHMHFGTIVYWYLRPLPPQRYYALRALGEQLYGLAWALGAYVVCLAAGVVKPPGSAAVAGVFAVSMLLGQWVLYYVMLLLDQLCFFTIRNNSAMLILIFAQNLLSGVYAPLWFFPDWFITLSGFLPFQATLSVPLSIYVGRIELSDAGVQLAVQAAWVVALALFTRWVWRRAARRVISQGG
- a CDS encoding ABC transporter permease translates to MEYRTEFLLNIAIGAIWQMSVIVFATVLLARFTGMGGWESSDVLLIPAIRMLAHGLFVLLLGRMHFIGRQIQEGRIDIYLLRPMPVHRQVQLDYFPTNAIGDLTVAAGLMVGALGRSGLDWTAGRVGYLTAAVIGGMLLEAALFTAVASACLRYPAADYWGRWLEELLGTFGSYPLNVLPKAVGGFLTFALPLAFVAYFPAAVLTGHDTAVPYWLAAASPLLGLVAYVGARWLWRWALGHYAGVNG
- a CDS encoding PHP domain-containing protein, which gives rise to MGHGHAHGHHHHGHDHDHSSDAAASALPAAFDPAVPDEALTPEQQSRRTLLRRAGLLGAGLAAASVVAPTAAAATPASAGRRGHGFLWLAGDHHIHTQYSNDGKYRVVDQVRQGAKHGMDWLVITDHGNVTHSKIGVEKVNPDIRDARDAYEDTLVFQGLEWNIPGAEHGTVFVHPGRNEVSVLKQFETDYDGSVNGASDSTPANEALAIAGLNFLARQVQRRKVKDILMLANHPARKGIDSPHEIRAWRDATSARHQIAVGMEGAPGHQAGGIAKPLGMGRARGIYDNSPGANSFAGYPLESYRTWGGFDWMTATVGGLWDSLLAEGKPWWITANSDSHNVYTDTAERGGPDSDYLANGKHTDPVYSGTIDLTEGDYWPGQYSRTHVGADGFSYAAVMNGIRAGRVWVDHGQLISGLDVRVRGGYRWATLGGALHVRKGTSVTLTVDVAMAGGANWAGFVPKLARVDVIQGDVTGPAADRDTFTAPTAKVVKSYEVNKPSGTVRLTYDLGRVDRPVYVRLRGTDGNRSAVGPMGAAVDPAGPAIDVVGDADPWRDLWFYSNPVWVLPS